Part of the Lotus japonicus ecotype B-129 chromosome 6, LjGifu_v1.2 genome, ATTACCTTGCCTCCTACCATGAACAAGATTAAGAATAAGAAAACTCTCACCAATATGCAAACAATCCTACACTATAGACGGGAGATATGATGGTTTATGTAACTTAACCATCCATGCTTTATAAAGGAGTAAACAAGCAGTCTCCACAATAATCCTTCCAAAGCCAAGTTCACGAGCCAAACCCAAGGCCCATCTGCAACATAAAGCCTCGGCCAGCAGAGGGGACAACTCCTTAGGCACCTCTGTTGCAACGGCTAGTACCTCACCCCGACAGTTCTGGGCTACCATACCAAAACTTGTACCTTGATTACTCCGAACCGACGCATCGatattaatcttttttttagGGGAACACATCGATATTAATCTTAATCCTTCCCACTGGCGGTGCACACCACTTCACATTCGTGTTGCTGTCACGCGTTTCCGGTGAAGCCATTCCTAAAAGCACCACAACATCATCCCCTTCCAAACATGGGCCATCCAATGAAGGAGGAACATTAGCATAAACTTTCTCAATAACCACCTGAACTGGCAagtgaaaatatttttattcgCTATACATAATACTTTAACTGAATTGAATTTTGTGAAGAAGTAAACAACACGTTTTTACTATGACAAAAAACCTCGACTccattaaaagttaaaaccaacttaaaataaaaaataggcttaatacatcataaGGCCcttgtaattgtaaagggaatcaaatccagggcctggAAAAAtattgcatcaaattgggtccctagaatttatttttttaattcatttaaggccaaagtgtgccagctttcaattttatcccagtcatcaattccatgtggcttttataatttttttaattaaaaaaatattttaaattccaactcaattatttaatcagaaaaaaaaaataaaaaacctaatctaataatccttaactaaacgatctaataatctaactaataaattatttagattattatttattttttttgaaaaagttgaaaatgaaatatctattcatactttaCATCCAAAATTCCATTTACACAAGGTGTTCTAAATTCTAATCCAACTACAATCTAATCcagaaaaacaacaaaagatccaAAAGAATTCCTCAGTCGCCATCAACTCTAACATATATATCTTCGTCAACATCACCACATACCCATCCACGGTCAACAACATCGCCGCCGCACCAAACCGCCACGGACACCCGACCCGGACTCAATTCGGGTCTTCACGCGTTCAAACTCGGTGACCCGGCAAGGAATCGTGATCCCACCCGGGTGGTGAAACCCGTACTCCCTCTCCGCTTCCCTCAACAAATCCCCGAACAAAGGGTGGTTGCAGTACACCACCGACACCAGAACGCGGTGAAACTCGCCGTCTTTCTGCCCCACGTACACCGCCAAGTCTTTCCCTGATCCGGGTCGGATCCTACCGGAATGTAACCTGACCCGTTTCTCGCGCAGAGTGACTTTGCTCCTTTGGTCAGCCTCCGACCCCACGTGAGAAGCTTCGCCATGGTGCTTCCGTTGCCGATTCTCGCCGGGGTTGGATTCAATCGGTGTTATCCGGGTCGGGTATTGAACCTCTTGAAGATCCATTTTGTGCCGGGTCACGCGCTTGCCGAGTTTGAATCGCATGATGTTTTGCAGAAAACAGTGAAGCTGCTAAGGTTTCTGTCTGAGAAATGGTTCTAGAAGGTTAAAGAAGGAGGAGGGGTTTTGCTAACATGTGGTGAGGCTTATGACAGGTGCCATGGATCTGCGGTGGGTGAAATGAAATAAATCTCAGAGAGAGGTAAAGCCTAAGGGCATGTTTGGCTTGGTTGTGAATGAAACCTCAGAAGTGATTTTTCATTCAGAAACCTCAAGAgatcccaatttttttttatgggtcTCAAAGGGGATTAGTTAGATTGTTTAGttaaggattattagattaggtttttttattaagttttagtaaaaaaaaaatctgattaaataattgagttggaattaaaaatataaattttttttttaattaaaaaaaaggcttaaaggTTCAATTAGTCCctataattgtaaagggaatcaaatttgGTCCCtttaaaattttcgcatcaaattggatccctaatttttttttttaatccaattaaggacaaagtgtgccAACAGCTGATGTGGCTCGATttttagcctactcagcttttccacatggcattttaattttttttaaattgaaaaatttgaattcttaatttttttttaattccaactcataacattaaaaaaaaacctaatctaatctaaaaaaaacctaacctaatccgaaaaaaaaatctcaccacttaaacatcttcatcatcattcatcttcaaaaccagaaaTTCACCACTTAAACATCTTCATTCATCTTTATTCTCATTCATCTTCAAATCTTTATTCTCATTCATCTTCAAATCCAGAAATTTAAGAACCCATAAATTTATCCTCCTcttcatcctcattcatcttcaaaTCACTAACTAACCTAAACACCAAACTAAATTAAAATCCCTAAATACCTAAATAACCCCAAACCCCTTAAGATAAATCCCCCTTCCTCTTCTATTATGCAAAATTGCAAAATTCCATTGTGAAAAAATTACagtgaagagaaagaaggaTCAGATCTAGGAAACagtaaaaaaatgaaacattgGCACAACCACAAACAAGTTAAGAGCGATAGAAAGTTTTCCCTTGAATTAAGCTCAATAAGTTGTCCCAATCTAGATTTTTGTTAGAAAACACCAGTCTATTTCGCAAACAACCGAAATCAACCCTCCATTGGAAACATCTAACTCATCCACGTACAAATCCTTAGTGCTCCGGAAAACCGCGTGCAGCCAGACCACCGCGGCGCCGACGAGGAGCGACATGAGGACGCTGAGCCAGATCTCGGTGAGGACGAGCGCAACAACTGTGACTACCGAGAGCGCGATGAGGAGGAAACGGTGGTCGACGATGCGGGAGCGGACTACGACAGGGCGGTCgcgaaagaagaagaggaagaaccagGCGACGAAGACGGCGAGGAAGCCGGTGAGGTTGGGGAAGGAGGTGTTTTTGGGGGAGGAGAAGGTTTTAACCCATATCTCGATTGGGTCTTGTTTGAGCAGAGAGTGAGGGTCTTGCTCTTGTTCTTCATCTGGTTTGCTGGGTTGGTGGTGAAGGGCGTGGAAAGGAAAATAGATGTTCTTAAATTAGGTTAAATTAGGTTTTCAGATtaggtttagtttttttttttagattaagtttttttaatgagttggaattagtttgtattaaaaaaaaaagataaaagccACCTGTCAATGATGACAGTGTAAAAACTAAGACACATCAGACTCAGTCACACTTTGAAcccaattagattaaaaaaaaaatattagggacccaatttgatgcgaaaattttacaaggatcagatttgattccctttacaatttcagggaccaatagagtatttaagcctaaaaaaaattataaaagccacgtggaattgatgactgggataaaattaaaggctgacacactttgaccttaattgaatttaaaaaaaaatctagggacccaatttgatgcaaaatttttccaagccctggatttgattccctttacaattacaggggtcttctgatgtattaagcataaaaaatatttatgcaacttattttttaaattttaaattaaaaaacttaatttctctctcattttgaCGTTTTCgactttaatttttattgaactcATTTTTCTTATTCCCCCAAGCTTCATCATAGAACCTCTTCTTCTATGAATCTGCTTATTTTTCTTCCACTCGGCCGGCCGAGGGTGAAGAAGACAAAGGCGTGAGGAGTCATTTACTCATTAGCGCCATCCAGGCTGTCTTATTCAATTACACACCGCCACAACGAATGTAAAACGAAAAGGAAGATGATAATGGACATGGGTTGAAGTAGAAAAGGGGTACATGAACAATAAGTTCGAACTTGGAAGGAATGTGGAGAAGAAACTTTCAAACTTTAATTCCTCCATGAGCCTCTCATGTACCAAATCCATGTTGTAATGAGCTGTTCTCATGTACCAAATCATGTTGTAATGAGTTGTGTTAAAAGTGAGTTACACAATGCTAAATCACAATAAGAGCATCAGCAACAAAGAAACTTTGTGAGTTTCTTTATGACATGTCATCTGAAGTAAAGTTTTTTAACCGTTGCAGAAAATTAAGTTTCTCCACGTGGCAAGCAACTTTGCTCCAAAGTTTCTCTAGAAACTTTGCTCAAAGTTTCTCTTCtaaatttaatgattaaaaaataaataaaaaacaaataaaaaagcaaATAAATAGGTAACTGGATTTACAAGAAAGTAGTGGGGTATATTGTGGGATCCATTTAAGAAACTTTTTAGAATTTCTGGATTGGAGTAAAAAGTGAGTAGAGTTTATTAAAGTggtttaaatgacgtggcattaccaaaatttaaattagaaactCTAATGAGTTTCTTGGATAATGATGCTCGCCCATGTGTGACGACGTAAGCACAATGTAACCATATTTCTTAAAAATAAATACAGTGTATATTTTCAAagattaaaaacaaagaaatttattttttcaaagatTAAAACTAATATTTGCTATATTTATAGGAATAAAAAAACTGAACTTTTTTTAAATTCTTAACTAGTACATAACCATAGCAATCATCtcctattttaattaaaataattatattctATCTCCGCTATAAAAAAATTgcgtgaaaatgagatgaaaaaaaaatgtatatgtataaaattaattttagttcaTGATGAAAAAGGTGACATGATGAGCTTACAAAAACACAAAAGATGAactaaaaaaagaaagagagaaaggatAGCCATGGCGATTTGCAGGTTGAGATCTCTGCTTTCTCTTGCCAAATGCAATTCTCAAACCTTCCAACTTcgttctttctcttcttcccaGGCTCCCCCTCATCACTTGCAGGTCTGTAATCACTCACTATCCCCGTTCTCTGAGTCTACTTGCCTTAAcatactgttttttttttttttggtgaacaCTGCTTCTTATCTTCTAAAACATGCAAAGCTTGCATCTTTCATGCTAATTCTTATCTGGGTAGTTCACAGAATTTTTAGCCTTGATCATACCAGTGAGTTGTgttgctttttatttt contains:
- the LOC130726447 gene encoding auxin-responsive protein SAUR36-like, with product MRFKLGKRVTRHKMDLQEVQYPTRITPIESNPGENRQRKHHGEASHVGSEADQRSKVTLREKRVRLHSGRIRPGSGKDLAVYVGQKDGEFHRVLVSVVYCNHPLFGDLLREAEREYGFHHPGGITIPCRVTEFERVKTRIESGSGVRGGLVRRRCC